The nucleotide window CTACTGGTGTTTCCCGTCCAAACATGTCAACAAGGACTTTTAGTTTGCTACGGTCATGATAAATTTCAAGCACCTTGGCTGTCCAATTTTCGAAGGCTCCAGAAGTAATACGAATTACTTGGGAAACTTCGATGTTCAACTTCGGCTTAAGCTCTTCAATGCCCATCGATTTAAGAATGTTTTTCACTTCGGCATCGGTAAGCGGGATAGGCTTAGTACCAGAGCCAACAAAACCTGTAACACCTGGTGTGTTGCGTACAACATACCACGATTTATCATTGACAATCATTTCTACCAAAACATACCCGGGGAAAACTTTTTTCTTAGTAATCTTCTTTTTGCCATCTTTCATTTCAACTTCATCTTCCATAGGTACTACTACCCGAAAGATTTCATCTTCCATGCCCATAGAATGGACTTTACGTTCCAGATTAGCTTTTACTTTGTTTTCATAACCAGAATATGTATGGATTACATACCAATTTTTTTCAGATTCCATTACCTTCAGGGACGCCTACTTACGTCCCCACCCCCTTAGCCTACTTGATAATAAAATGTAAAACTTGAGTAAATACAGCATCAATTGCCCATATCAAACCTGCAACTAGTAATACAGCAACAAATACCACTCCTGTATTAGAAACCAGTTCTTGTTTGCTAGGCCATGATACTTTTTTTAATTCCGCTTTTACTTCGCGAAAAAACTTCTTCCAACGGGAAGAATTGGTTTGAACCGCTGTTTCTTGGGCAACCATTTTCTCACATCCCTGTCTTGTACTGCTAATTCAAGCATTAAAGACCAACTGGCAGGGGCGGCAGGAATCGAACCCGCAACCAACGGTTTTGGAGACCGCTACTCTACCAATTGAGCTACACCCCTACTTACGAAATTTAATAATAACTTATTTCGTTTCTTTGTGTAAAGTATGTTTTTTGCAAAACTTGCAATACTTACTGAATTCCAATCTATCCGGATCATTTTTTTTGTTTTTATTGGTCTGATAATTGCGTTGTTTGCATTCAGTGCAGGCCAACGTTACCGCATTGCGCATCCTGTACACCTCTCTTACCTGTAAATATGGCACCAATTCAAAATGCCACTAATATAATCTAGCATACTTAGAGCGGACTGTCAATACTAGATCCCTACTATATTGTGGAAAATCATATTATGCTAGATAATAAAATAAAACAGGGAGCCCCCTGTCTTATAGCTATATCCATTCATAGAGATTTTATACGCATATTATTAAAATGTCAAGACAAATAACTTACTGGGCTTTTGCTCTACGCCACATAGGTTTGAGGCTCAGAAATTAAAAGGAAAGCCTGGCTATATGTCCAGGCTTTCCTTTTATTAATTATGTTACGCTTCAATCGCAGTTACTACGCCAGCGCCAACAGTACGGCCACCTTCGCGAATCGCGAAACGTAAACCTTCTTCAATTGCAATTGGAGTAATTAGCTCAATTGACATTTGAATGTTGTCACCAGGCATTACCATTTCTACACCTTCTGGCAAATGTACTACACCAGTAACATCTGTTGTACGGAAGTAGAATTGTGGACGGTAGTTTGTAAAGAATGGAGTATGACGACCGCCTTCTTCTTTAGACAACACGTATACTTCTGCTTTGTATTTTGTGTGAGGTTTAATTGTACCAGGCTTAGCCAATACTTGACCGCGCTCGATA belongs to Pelosinus sp. IPA-1 and includes:
- the nusG gene encoding transcription termination/antitermination protein NusG, with amino-acid sequence MESEKNWYVIHTYSGYENKVKANLERKVHSMGMEDEIFRVVVPMEDEVEMKDGKKKITKKKVFPGYVLVEMIVNDKSWYVVRNTPGVTGFVGSGTKPIPLTDAEVKNILKSMGIEELKPKLNIEVSQVIRITSGAFENWTAKVLEIYHDRSKLKVLVDMFGRETPVELDFSQVEKV
- the secE gene encoding preprotein translocase subunit SecE, which gives rise to MVAQETAVQTNSSRWKKFFREVKAELKKVSWPSKQELVSNTGVVFVAVLLVAGLIWAIDAVFTQVLHFIIK
- the rpmG gene encoding 50S ribosomal protein L33; the protein is MRNAVTLACTECKQRNYQTNKNKKNDPDRLEFSKYCKFCKKHTLHKETK